The following DNA comes from bacterium.
TATTGTGCCGCAATGTGCTGATCTACTTTTCCCGCCAGGCCCAGGAGTTCATCTTCGAAAGTTTCAAAAAAAGCCTGAGGCCCGGTGGTTTTTTGGTGCTGGGCAAAGTGGAAACCCTGTTCGGTCAGGTCAAAGAATCATTTACTCCGTATGATCCCAAGGAACGGATATACCGGCTTAACGGATAAAATCGCATAAAAAATTGTCAAACGAAGTCATAGTCAAAATAGCGGATCTGAGGGTGGACCGGGATCCGGCCATCATCACCACCCACGGGCTGGGCTCCTGTCTGGCCATCATGCTGTATGACCCGGAGACCAGGGTCGGGGGGTTGGCCCATGTGATGCTGCCGACTCCGGACCTAAGCCGGCTTAAAGCCCAGCCGGGGAAGTGCCCCCAAACTGCAATAGAGCAGATGCTTTTGGAGATGGAAGGACTGGGCTGCCAGCGTTTCAGGATCAGGGCCAAGCTGGCCGGCGGGTCAACCATGTTCGCCGGTCTGCTGTTGAACCGCCGGGACGGAGGGACCAACATCGGCCAGCGGAATGCCCAGGAGACCAAAAGGGTGCTTAATTCCCTGAACATTCCCATCGCGGCCGAGGACATCGGAGGAGATTACGGCCGTTCCGTGGAATTCATGCTTTCATCGGGCACCGTTCTGGTGCGGTCGTTCAAGGCGGGCCTTAAGGAAATATAACCAAATTTCAATCAGGTGACTTTGGGCAACTTAATCAGACTTGCTTTAACCAATTCTTAACTTACTGCAAAAATGACTGCTTCAAAAAATAATATACGGGTCCTGGTGGTGGACGATTCCGCCTTAATGCGGAAAATGGTGGGCGACATAATATCCACCACGCCCGGATTGGAACTGGCCGGCACCGCCAACGATGGTTTGGAATGCCTGGCCCAGGTCAAAAAACTCAGGCCCGATGTGGTGACCCTGGATATCGAGATGCCGGTGATGGATGGGCTGAAGGCCCTGGCCCGCCTGATGAGCGAGACCCCGGTGGCGGTTTTGATCCTCTCGGCCCATGCGGTGGAGGGCGCCGAGGCCACCCTGCTGGCCCTGGAACTGGGGGCGGTAGATTTCGTCACCAAGCCTTCCGGCTCCATCTCCCTGGATATAGAAAAGGTCCGGCAGCAACTGGTGGAAAAGATAACCATGGCGGCCGGGGTGGACCTGGATAAATTAAAGAACCAGCGCCACAAGAGGGCCGAGCCGGCATCGGCCGTTGCCCACTCCCCGGCCCACGGACAGAAAATAGTGGCCATCGGTTCATCCACCGGCGGCACCCGGGCCCTGGCCGAGATCCTTCCCAAACTACCAGCAGATATCAACGCCGGATTGATCCTTATCCAGCACATGCCGGTGGGCTTCACCAAGTCTTTGGCGGAAAGGCTTTCCTCCCGCAGCCGGATCATGGTCCAGGAGGCCAAAGAGGGAGATGCCATCAAGCCCGGGCTGGCACTGCTGGTTCCGGCCGACTACCATCTGACCGTTGACCCTTCCGGACAGAGGATCCAGCTTAACCAGGATCCGCCCCGTTTCGGGGTCCGGCCATCGGTGGACGTGACCATGGAATCACTGGCGGCCAGCGCCAAACTGCCCTTGGTGGGAGTGATATTGACCGGGATGGGGCATGACGGGGCCAAGGGAATGGCGGCCATCAAACGGCAGGGCGGGCATACCATCGCCGAGGACCGCAGCACCTGCGTGGTCTTTGGAATGCCGAAATCAGCGATTGAGACTGGGATGGTGGACCTGGTACTGCCGCTGGACCAGATACCCGCGGCCATAATCTCGGCCTGTTCTTGAAATGATATGGAACCAACCCACGAAACACACGAAAAGGCACGAAAATAGTTAAATATTTTTAGTGTTTTTAGTGGGCAAAGTAAAAAAGGGGGATGCTGAAATGCCGGTGCTGGAAGATATCGTCAAGGATTACCAGGGAAAGATCTCGGCCCTAAAGGAACGGCTCAAGGTTCCCGAGGCCAAGGGGCAGGAGGGGCAGATGGAGCGCGAGATCCGCGAACTTTACAAGGACATTGCCATAGCCCTAAAGCACCTTTTGAGCCTGCAGGACTCCGTCAAAACCCTGATCTCGGCCTACAAGTCGGCCCCGGTCAGCGAGGACCAGTCCAAACTGATGATCCGTTCCTTTGTGGAGACCATGCGCACCGACAGCCTGGGCAGTTCCACCTATGTGGCCGAAGGCTGGAACCAGATCTGCAGCGGGGAATATGAAAAAGCAATAGTTTCACTGGCCAACGCGGTCAAGCTGAACCCCACCGACACCAAGGCCATGGGTCTGTTGGGCTGGGCCTACAGTTATCAGGGGAACTACGACCAGGCTTTGGAGATCTGTCTTAAGGTTTTGCAGCTGGAGCC
Coding sequences within:
- a CDS encoding tetratricopeptide repeat protein, which translates into the protein MPVLEDIVKDYQGKISALKERLKVPEAKGQEGQMEREIRELYKDIAIALKHLLSLQDSVKTLISAYKSAPVSEDQSKLMIRSFVETMRTDSLGSSTYVAEGWNQICSGEYEKAIVSLANAVKLNPTDTKAMGLLGWAYSYQGNYDQALEICLKVLQLEPSNDAVRNNLGFVCLKKQIYGEAIEHFSRVLKSGKDRTAVLYSHYYMGLVYLERQMLDDAIFFFSKATVLGPNLIEAYYHLGQAYYHKKMPGAAIREWEKCIKLSPGNWWSKEAQEQIDTLKSEEG
- a CDS encoding chemotaxis response regulator protein-glutamate methylesterase, producing MTASKNNIRVLVVDDSALMRKMVGDIISTTPGLELAGTANDGLECLAQVKKLRPDVVTLDIEMPVMDGLKALARLMSETPVAVLILSAHAVEGAEATLLALELGAVDFVTKPSGSISLDIEKVRQQLVEKITMAAGVDLDKLKNQRHKRAEPASAVAHSPAHGQKIVAIGSSTGGTRALAEILPKLPADINAGLILIQHMPVGFTKSLAERLSSRSRIMVQEAKEGDAIKPGLALLVPADYHLTVDPSGQRIQLNQDPPRFGVRPSVDVTMESLAASAKLPLVGVILTGMGHDGAKGMAAIKRQGGHTIAEDRSTCVVFGMPKSAIETGMVDLVLPLDQIPAAIISACS
- a CDS encoding chemotaxis protein CheD; the protein is MSNEVIVKIADLRVDRDPAIITTHGLGSCLAIMLYDPETRVGGLAHVMLPTPDLSRLKAQPGKCPQTAIEQMLLEMEGLGCQRFRIRAKLAGGSTMFAGLLLNRRDGGTNIGQRNAQETKRVLNSLNIPIAAEDIGGDYGRSVEFMLSSGTVLVRSFKAGLKEI